From Achromobacter spanius, a single genomic window includes:
- a CDS encoding glycosyltransferase — MAVEVVLYAPNVHTGGGLVLLQALLGAWPAGSPLRLFLDARNRQRFDIPEGAAVHWVEPTALARLKGEFAARRAAGRDAILFCFHGLPPVLPSRARVVVFLQNRNYLRGVRLSQFPLPTRLRLIFERSIGRFFRHRVSEYVVQTPTMRREVLDWLGASAHQPPVRIAPFVADITAANPAGQTDRTRKWDFVYVADGVAHKNHRRLLDAWRLLAEDGLRPSLVLTLGPRDKILAQELLAVAARHGLRVENQGELTREGVAALYAQAGALVFPSFGESFGLPLIEATKAGLPIVASELDYVRDVCVPVQTFDPASATSIARAVQRQLAAPSPVVAPETPAQFWARLRADSSAASAL; from the coding sequence ATGGCTGTAGAAGTTGTCCTTTACGCGCCCAACGTGCATACCGGCGGCGGTCTCGTGCTGCTGCAGGCGCTGTTGGGCGCATGGCCGGCAGGTTCGCCGCTGCGCCTGTTCCTGGATGCCCGCAACCGGCAGCGGTTCGACATTCCCGAGGGCGCCGCCGTGCATTGGGTCGAGCCAACGGCGCTGGCCCGCCTGAAGGGCGAATTCGCGGCGCGCCGTGCCGCCGGACGAGACGCCATTCTTTTCTGCTTTCATGGCCTGCCGCCGGTGCTGCCGTCGCGCGCGCGCGTCGTCGTGTTTTTGCAGAATCGCAATTACCTGCGCGGGGTGCGTCTGTCGCAGTTTCCGCTGCCCACGCGGCTGCGCCTGATCTTCGAACGGTCGATCGGGCGGTTCTTCCGCCATCGGGTCTCGGAATACGTGGTTCAGACGCCGACCATGCGCCGCGAGGTGCTGGATTGGCTGGGCGCCTCCGCGCACCAGCCGCCCGTCCGGATCGCGCCCTTCGTGGCCGACATCACCGCCGCCAATCCGGCGGGGCAGACGGACCGCACGCGCAAGTGGGATTTTGTCTACGTGGCCGACGGCGTGGCGCACAAGAACCATCGGCGCCTTCTCGACGCATGGCGGCTGCTGGCCGAGGACGGTTTGCGTCCGTCGCTCGTCCTGACACTGGGCCCGCGGGACAAGATCCTGGCGCAGGAGCTCCTGGCCGTCGCCGCCCGCCACGGGCTGCGGGTCGAGAACCAGGGCGAACTGACCCGGGAAGGCGTGGCGGCGCTGTATGCGCAGGCCGGCGCGCTGGTGTTCCCGTCGTTTGGCGAATCGTTTGGCCTGCCGCTGATCGAGGCGACCAAGGCCGGGCTGCCGATCGTGGCGTCCGAACTCGATTATGTGCGCGACGTGTGCGTGCCGGTCCAGACATTCGATCCGGCCTCGGCCACCTCGATCGCGCGGGCGGTGCAGCGTCAGCTTGCCGCGCCCAGCCCGGTCGTGGCGCCCGAGACACCCGCCCAGTTCTGGGCCCGGCTGCGCGCCGATTCCTCAGCAGCGAGCGCCTTGTGA
- a CDS encoding acyltransferase encodes MVSIYGVILIHSCGVAFYAFGKSPLSDWLSANALDSAVRVAVPLFVMISGAMLLRPGMPVVSTGSILRRVLKVFIPLVFWSAAYLYRNNALGGYGAGLLSMFSEPAVYHLWFVYMICGLYILLPFLQAIYEVLRSRPALGVYFFVVWFAVTCVPMYWPLPVLRIMQLTSFLGYGGLFILGGLLAGIDRKSIPRWACITVYAVCSAITFYLTWRLSEKAGVAVEHAYVYFTPNVIIASIAAFLAFVTVDLSGRAAAIAKWLSDRAFIIFFVHVAVLEHVRFSGAIRVASEHLHTGLVILLISLSTFFISGLIAAAIRLIPGASRVAG; translated from the coding sequence GTGGTCTCCATCTATGGCGTCATCCTCATCCACTCCTGCGGCGTCGCGTTCTATGCGTTCGGCAAGAGCCCGTTGTCCGATTGGTTGTCGGCCAACGCGCTGGATTCAGCCGTGCGCGTGGCGGTCCCGCTCTTTGTGATGATTTCAGGCGCGATGCTGCTGCGGCCGGGCATGCCGGTGGTGTCGACCGGCAGCATCCTGCGCCGGGTCTTGAAGGTGTTCATCCCGTTGGTCTTCTGGAGCGCCGCGTACCTGTACCGCAACAATGCGCTCGGTGGCTACGGCGCGGGCCTGCTCTCGATGTTCTCCGAACCCGCGGTGTACCACCTGTGGTTCGTGTACATGATCTGCGGGCTGTACATCCTGCTGCCTTTCCTGCAAGCCATCTATGAAGTGCTGCGCAGCCGGCCGGCGCTGGGTGTCTACTTCTTTGTGGTCTGGTTCGCCGTCACCTGCGTGCCGATGTATTGGCCGCTGCCGGTGCTGCGGATCATGCAGCTCACCAGCTTTCTCGGGTATGGCGGATTGTTCATCCTGGGCGGCCTGCTGGCCGGGATCGACCGCAAGTCCATCCCGCGGTGGGCGTGCATTACCGTCTACGCGGTTTGCTCCGCGATCACGTTCTACCTGACGTGGCGCTTGAGCGAAAAGGCCGGCGTGGCGGTCGAACACGCCTACGTCTATTTCACGCCCAATGTCATCATCGCATCGATCGCCGCGTTTCTGGCGTTCGTGACGGTCGATCTGTCCGGCCGGGCGGCGGCGATCGCGAAATGGCTGAGCGACCGTGCCTTCATCATATTTTTCGTGCATGTGGCCGTGCTGGAGCATGTGCGCTTTAGCGGCGCGATCCGCGTCGCGTCTGAGCATCTGCACACTGGCCTTGTGATCCTGCTGATCTCATTGAGCACCTTTTTCATCAGCGGCCTCATCGCGGCCGCAATTCGCCTGATTCCGGGAGCCAGCCGTGTTGCCGGATAA
- a CDS encoding glycosyltransferase family 4 protein, which translates to MKVLQVNGYQSPGRRFNGLSLKPHLEALGVSSKHFVWEQDRQEEGVVSLHGTLQRKVNRLTRGVEKVLSLQSQLYSNGMHMRRLDAFREADLVHYHIIHSGFLSMQSLPAMTADKPSLWTLHDPWAMTGHCIHPFSCQRWKTGCGQCPDLKTDFAIQRDTTALNFRLKRSAYRRSNFEVLVASSWMENMVRQSPLMEGVTVHKVPFGLDLDFFKPADQAAAKARLGIEPHRLVLCFRSVVNDFKGLQYVIEALDRLQTQVPICLLTLNDKGRVDKFKERFQVVELGWTNDDGVMQDVYSATDLFLMPSLADSFGLMAVEAMACGKPTICFEGTALPEVVFTPEAGLAVPSRDAAALAAAMERLIADPQERLARGERSRQLAEQHYDIRLQAQRMVDVYERVIQGRQSGK; encoded by the coding sequence ATGAAAGTTTTGCAAGTCAACGGGTACCAGTCGCCGGGACGCCGCTTCAATGGGCTGTCCCTGAAGCCTCATCTTGAGGCGCTTGGTGTTTCGTCCAAACATTTCGTATGGGAGCAGGACCGCCAGGAAGAAGGCGTCGTGAGCCTGCACGGCACGCTGCAGCGCAAGGTCAACCGGCTGACGCGCGGCGTGGAGAAGGTGCTTTCCCTGCAGTCGCAGCTGTATTCGAACGGCATGCACATGCGCCGCCTGGACGCGTTCCGCGAGGCGGACCTGGTCCACTATCACATCATTCATTCAGGCTTTCTCAGCATGCAGTCGCTGCCCGCGATGACGGCAGACAAGCCCTCGCTGTGGACCCTGCATGATCCGTGGGCGATGACCGGCCACTGCATCCATCCGTTTTCGTGCCAGCGCTGGAAGACCGGCTGCGGCCAGTGCCCTGACCTGAAGACCGATTTCGCGATCCAGCGCGACACGACCGCGCTGAACTTCCGGCTCAAGCGGTCTGCCTACCGGCGGTCCAACTTTGAAGTCCTGGTGGCCTCGAGCTGGATGGAAAACATGGTGCGGCAGTCGCCCCTGATGGAAGGGGTGACCGTCCACAAGGTGCCGTTCGGGCTGGATCTCGATTTCTTCAAACCGGCGGATCAGGCCGCGGCAAAGGCCCGCCTGGGCATCGAGCCGCATCGGCTGGTCCTGTGCTTCCGGTCCGTGGTCAACGACTTCAAGGGCCTGCAGTATGTGATCGAGGCGCTGGACCGCCTGCAGACGCAGGTGCCCATCTGTCTGCTGACGCTGAACGACAAGGGCCGCGTCGACAAGTTCAAGGAAAGGTTCCAGGTTGTCGAACTAGGCTGGACGAATGACGATGGCGTGATGCAGGACGTCTATAGTGCGACAGACCTGTTCCTGATGCCTTCTCTGGCGGATTCCTTCGGGTTGATGGCCGTCGAGGCGATGGCTTGCGGTAAGCCCACGATCTGCTTCGAAGGCACTGCCTTGCCCGAAGTCGTGTTCACGCCGGAAGCGGGGCTGGCCGTGCCGTCCCGCGACGCGGCGGCGCTGGCGGCGGCGATGGAGCGCCTGATTGCCGACCCGCAGGAGCGGCTGGCACGGGGCGAACGATCGCGCCAGCTGGCGGAGCAGCACTACGACATACGCCTGCAGGCGCAGCGTATGGTGGACGTTTACGAACGTGTGATCCAGGGAAGGCAGTCGGGAAAATGA
- a CDS encoding class I SAM-dependent methyltransferase, which translates to MLFPVTDGSIPEFTYTDGADFEQQIERIIAGAKDRSLFSRELVGAIWDWRSACHLSPVRANILRPLEKLCRGRVLELGSGCGIITRYLGELGGDVVALEASAHRASITRQRTADLQNVTVVCDRIEDFNAEKKFDVVTMIGVLQYARIFSHCGARAELDLLANAARQLNDDGVLVIAIQNKLGLKYFSGFPEPNVDVPYYGVEGQYGPETIVRFGLEELKGILGSVGLSAHDVLFPLPDYHMPVSLLTSKGLDPKGPFAAGPLLTGTVGRDRARPDWIVPSFSLEQAWASIHENGLAEDLANSFLIIAGKSDKALASLQEADDLAWHYSVERHPAFATAKRFYLDGGQVRTARECVTQEAAPTVPVTHTIEDGPYLNGKLWWLGLVKVLNTPGWSATDVCNWARPWIDAICREANLGPAVSLSLDKSVPGAMFDWTPLNCMEVAPGELTFFDKEWKLESDLTLSYVILRGLFGSLASVASCAQPAEGTPLEILELLREALRMQSIGITDDQVEKYIAQESSVQHWINGGVEGRIGAPWVTYVKSAKLLVRIDGRHMRALLEDAKAHDANQQAVIQTQAAEIAAMRTTLEQYQSRALAAAGSRWRRALRALLGRTG; encoded by the coding sequence ATGCTGTTTCCGGTAACGGACGGCAGTATCCCTGAGTTCACCTACACCGATGGCGCCGACTTCGAGCAGCAGATCGAGCGCATCATTGCCGGAGCGAAGGATCGCTCGCTGTTTTCGCGCGAGCTGGTCGGCGCGATCTGGGACTGGCGTTCCGCCTGTCACCTGTCGCCGGTCCGCGCAAACATCCTGCGTCCGCTTGAAAAGCTGTGCCGCGGACGCGTGCTGGAGCTGGGTTCGGGATGCGGCATCATCACGCGCTACCTGGGCGAGCTGGGCGGCGATGTCGTGGCCCTTGAGGCATCGGCCCACCGCGCCTCGATCACGCGCCAGCGCACCGCCGACCTGCAGAACGTCACCGTCGTGTGCGATCGCATCGAAGACTTCAACGCCGAAAAGAAGTTCGACGTCGTGACGATGATTGGCGTATTGCAATACGCGCGGATCTTCTCCCATTGCGGGGCACGCGCCGAACTCGACCTGCTCGCGAACGCCGCGCGCCAGCTCAATGACGACGGCGTCCTGGTTATCGCCATCCAGAACAAGCTGGGGCTCAAGTATTTTTCGGGCTTCCCGGAGCCGAATGTGGATGTGCCGTATTACGGCGTCGAAGGGCAGTACGGTCCCGAAACCATCGTCCGCTTCGGGCTGGAAGAGCTGAAGGGCATCCTTGGTTCCGTCGGCTTGAGCGCCCACGACGTGTTGTTCCCGCTGCCGGACTATCACATGCCGGTGTCGCTCCTGACCTCGAAGGGGCTGGATCCGAAGGGCCCATTTGCCGCCGGACCGTTGCTGACTGGCACGGTGGGGCGCGACCGTGCCCGGCCGGACTGGATCGTTCCGTCTTTCTCGCTGGAGCAGGCCTGGGCGTCGATCCATGAGAACGGCCTGGCCGAAGACCTGGCGAACTCGTTTCTGATCATTGCCGGAAAGTCGGACAAGGCCCTGGCCTCGCTGCAGGAAGCCGACGACCTGGCCTGGCACTACAGCGTCGAGCGGCATCCTGCCTTTGCCACGGCAAAGCGCTTCTACCTTGATGGCGGTCAGGTGCGCACGGCGCGCGAGTGCGTGACCCAGGAGGCGGCGCCGACGGTGCCGGTGACCCACACGATCGAGGACGGCCCCTATCTGAACGGCAAACTGTGGTGGCTGGGTCTGGTGAAGGTGCTGAACACGCCGGGCTGGTCCGCCACCGATGTGTGCAATTGGGCGCGCCCCTGGATCGACGCGATCTGCCGCGAGGCCAATCTGGGGCCGGCGGTTTCATTGTCGCTGGACAAGTCGGTGCCCGGGGCCATGTTCGACTGGACACCGTTGAACTGCATGGAAGTCGCGCCCGGCGAGCTGACGTTCTTCGACAAGGAATGGAAGCTGGAATCGGACCTGACGCTGTCCTACGTCATTCTGCGCGGCCTGTTTGGCAGCCTGGCCAGCGTGGCCAGTTGCGCGCAGCCGGCCGAAGGCACGCCGCTGGAGATCCTGGAACTGCTGCGCGAGGCGCTGCGCATGCAGAGCATCGGCATCACCGACGACCAGGTCGAAAAATACATCGCGCAGGAATCCAGCGTGCAGCATTGGATCAACGGCGGTGTCGAAGGCCGCATCGGCGCGCCGTGGGTCACCTACGTCAAGTCCGCCAAACTGCTGGTGCGCATCGACGGCCGGCACATGCGGGCGCTGCTCGAGGACGCCAAGGCGCATGACGCCAATCAGCAGGCCGTGATTCAGACGCAGGCCGCGGAGATCGCTGCCATGCGCACGACGCTGGAGCAATATCAGAGCAGGGCGCTTGCGGCGGCGGGCTCGCGTTGGCGGCGCGCGTTGCGTGCGTTGTTGGGAAGAACGGGCTGA
- a CDS encoding ABC transporter ATP-binding protein, whose amino-acid sequence MSSDSNVIRVDQLSKCYQIYDRPHDRLKQFVAPRVRNMLGRPPVNYFREFWALRDVSFSVGRGETVGIIGRNGSGKSTLLQMICGTLMPTSGTVETHGRVAALLELGAGFNPEFTGRENVFLNAMVLGLTQSEVEARFDEIAAFADIGQFIEQPVKHYSSGMYARLAFAVAINVDPDILVVDEALAVGDEPFQRKCFAKIDAIKNRGATILFVSHSGAAIINLCDRAILLNAGERLFTGIPKRAVYFGQKLGNTTGDKALDLIAEIRRIDAEGDGAADPEAEDKKAQAASQIPAGGLEPFFDASFVPDTLSYDEVGARLASPMLQTLGGAQVNHILRGHRYKLKCSVQFTEDCPAVRFYALIRTTSGIDLAGCAHPILDEHGIDFTAGTSLELEFEFECSLNPATYFCTFAAQGEDGSLHHRIVDAIVFRVMADEPRPATGLFDIGFQPRILLDAVSE is encoded by the coding sequence ATGTCCTCTGATAGCAACGTCATTCGCGTAGATCAGTTAAGCAAGTGCTATCAGATCTACGATCGGCCGCATGACCGGTTGAAGCAGTTTGTCGCGCCCCGGGTGCGCAATATGCTCGGACGCCCGCCGGTGAATTATTTCCGGGAATTCTGGGCGCTGCGCGACGTGTCCTTCAGTGTGGGCCGTGGCGAGACCGTGGGCATCATCGGCCGCAACGGCTCGGGCAAGTCCACGCTGCTGCAGATGATCTGCGGCACGCTGATGCCCACTTCCGGCACCGTCGAAACGCATGGCCGCGTTGCCGCCCTGCTGGAGCTGGGCGCGGGTTTCAATCCCGAGTTCACTGGCCGCGAAAACGTATTTTTGAACGCGATGGTTCTGGGGCTTACCCAGAGCGAAGTCGAGGCGCGTTTCGATGAGATTGCGGCGTTTGCCGATATTGGCCAATTTATCGAGCAACCGGTCAAGCATTATTCAAGCGGGATGTATGCCCGTCTTGCATTTGCGGTCGCGATCAACGTGGATCCGGACATTCTGGTCGTCGACGAGGCGCTGGCTGTCGGCGACGAGCCGTTCCAACGCAAATGTTTTGCGAAGATCGACGCGATCAAGAATCGCGGCGCGACGATCCTGTTTGTTTCGCACTCGGGCGCAGCCATTATCAATCTGTGCGACCGCGCCATTTTGCTCAATGCCGGCGAACGCCTGTTCACGGGTATTCCGAAACGAGCCGTTTATTTTGGCCAGAAGCTGGGTAATACCACCGGCGACAAAGCCCTTGATCTGATCGCGGAAATCCGCCGCATCGATGCCGAGGGCGATGGCGCGGCCGACCCCGAGGCGGAAGATAAGAAGGCGCAGGCCGCCAGCCAGATTCCGGCGGGCGGGCTTGAGCCGTTCTTCGATGCGAGTTTCGTGCCGGATACCTTGTCGTATGACGAGGTGGGCGCCCGGCTTGCGTCGCCCATGCTGCAGACGCTGGGCGGCGCGCAGGTCAACCACATCCTGCGGGGCCACCGATACAAGTTGAAGTGCAGCGTGCAGTTCACCGAGGATTGCCCCGCCGTCAGGTTTTACGCGTTGATCCGCACCACGTCCGGGATCGACCTGGCGGGCTGCGCCCATCCCATTCTGGACGAGCATGGCATCGACTTCACAGCCGGCACGTCGCTGGAGCTGGAGTTCGAGTTTGAATGTTCGCTTAATCCGGCAACGTATTTTTGCACCTTCGCTGCCCAGGGCGAAGACGGTTCATTGCATCATCGCATTGTCGACGCGATTGTCTTTCGAGTGATGGCGGACGAGCCGCGTCCTGCGACCGGTCTTTTCGACATCGGCTTCCAACCCCGGATCCTGCTGGATGCCGTCTCCGAGTAA
- a CDS encoding ABC transporter permease: MFDSIWSNRKLAVQMCKREVLGRYRGSIFGLAWSFFTPLLMLTVYTFFFTVVFKARWGVSQDAGHANFAVVLFVGLIVHGLFSECISRAPGLIQSNVTYVKKVVFPLEIFPWVAMGAALFHAAISVCVLLIAQLVLSGAISWTAIFFPIVLIPLLMVTMGFAWFLSATGVYVRDIGQTIGLLMSVLLFVSPVFYPISNLPPKVQMVVMLNPLTLIIEESRNVLLYGQLPNWGALGIYAAIGMVIAWGGFWWFQKARKGFADVL, translated from the coding sequence ATGTTCGACAGCATCTGGAGCAATCGAAAGCTCGCCGTTCAGATGTGCAAACGCGAAGTCCTGGGCCGCTATCGCGGCTCGATTTTCGGGTTGGCGTGGTCTTTTTTCACGCCGTTGCTGATGCTGACGGTCTATACGTTTTTCTTTACCGTCGTTTTCAAGGCGCGTTGGGGCGTCAGCCAGGATGCCGGGCACGCCAATTTTGCGGTCGTGCTGTTTGTCGGGCTGATCGTGCACGGCCTGTTTTCCGAATGCATCAGCCGCGCGCCGGGTCTGATCCAGAGCAACGTGACCTATGTGAAGAAGGTCGTGTTTCCGCTTGAGATCTTTCCGTGGGTGGCGATGGGGGCGGCGCTGTTCCATGCCGCCATCAGCGTCTGCGTGCTATTGATCGCGCAGCTCGTGCTCAGCGGCGCAATCAGCTGGACGGCGATATTTTTCCCGATTGTGCTGATTCCCCTGCTGATGGTGACCATGGGCTTTGCCTGGTTTCTTTCCGCGACGGGTGTTTATGTGCGCGACATCGGCCAGACGATCGGTTTGCTGATGTCCGTGCTGCTTTTTGTGTCGCCCGTGTTTTATCCGATTTCAAATCTGCCGCCCAAGGTGCAGATGGTGGTGATGTTGAATCCCCTTACCTTGATTATTGAAGAATCCCGTAATGTGCTGCTTTATGGCCAATTGCCGAACTGGGGCGCTCTGGGTATTTATGCGGCCATCGGCATGGTGATTGCCTGGGGAGGATTCTGGTGGTTCCAGAAGGCACGCAAGGGGTTCGCTGATGTCCTCTGA
- a CDS encoding SRPBCC family protein: MRIADAQWIPSTQHQTWDALTDPRVLQKCIPGCVEVAMRSPTEYAVTLRAKIAGIDTDYEGEILLSDMNAPDSCTLVFEGKGRAACLAIGTAQINLSTKDQGTRVAYTVAGMAGGKLGECGEGVLLKAGEKIIEKFFASFIDHMAAQPRIAPPPPPPEPEARGLSNSRWSWMLVVLVIAVFWGYHTFYK; this comes from the coding sequence ATGCGCATTGCCGATGCCCAATGGATTCCTTCGACGCAGCACCAGACCTGGGATGCGTTGACTGACCCGCGAGTGTTACAGAAGTGCATTCCCGGGTGTGTTGAAGTCGCCATGCGCAGCCCGACCGAATACGCGGTCACGCTGCGCGCCAAGATCGCCGGCATCGACACCGACTACGAAGGCGAGATTTTGCTTTCCGACATGAACGCCCCCGACAGCTGCACGCTGGTGTTCGAAGGCAAGGGGCGCGCGGCCTGCCTGGCGATCGGCACGGCGCAGATCAACCTGTCCACCAAAGACCAGGGCACCCGGGTGGCTTACACCGTGGCCGGCATGGCGGGGGGCAAGCTGGGCGAATGCGGGGAAGGCGTGCTCCTGAAGGCCGGCGAGAAGATCATCGAGAAGTTCTTTGCGTCCTTCATCGACCACATGGCGGCGCAGCCGCGGATCGCGCCCCCTCCCCCGCCTCCCGAACCCGAAGCGCGCGGTCTTTCCAATTCCCGCTGGTCATGGATGCTGGTCGTGCTCGTCATCGCCGTTTTCTGGGGATATCACACGTTTTACAAGTGA
- a CDS encoding MFS transporter, with translation MAMAGVSATVVLAALDSTIISTTLPRVAEALNGMALYAWVGTGYLLATAASILIFGRLGDMFGRKPLMLVSVLIIALGSIACGLAQSMTQLIVFRTLQGVGGGMMIATAFAAPADLFPDAKQRVRWMALVSAAFAMASGIGPVLGGAATQALGWRAAFFITPIAAAAAFFLLARYFPRIRPIHDGSRKIDWLGAILLVLAVGAPLAALELAFASGEHAHPVLGLTLALVGAAAIAILIPTERRVKSPIFPLRVLSGREPRLLNAAAMMVGAVMFILIFYSPLLLQQVLGYTPSQAGLLLTPLVAAISVGSIINGRMFPKQTEPQRLMVFGGGLLAAGSLMVLLISPGTSAWWILSAFFVNGCALGFLLPNLTLFMQMLSERRDVGVASALVQTTRAIGSALGTAVVGILISHSTVLSGVRTGLVLCIVLSLTCALLAHRVKMRNLVTSRGQG, from the coding sequence ATGGCGATGGCGGGCGTGTCGGCCACCGTGGTGCTCGCGGCCCTGGATTCCACCATCATCAGCACCACCTTGCCGCGCGTTGCCGAAGCGCTCAACGGCATGGCGCTCTACGCCTGGGTCGGCACCGGCTATCTGCTGGCCACCGCGGCCTCCATCCTGATCTTTGGCCGGCTGGGCGACATGTTCGGCCGCAAGCCCTTGATGCTGGTGTCGGTGCTGATCATCGCGCTGGGCTCCATCGCCTGTGGCCTGGCGCAGTCCATGACCCAACTCATCGTCTTCCGCACCCTGCAGGGGGTGGGCGGGGGCATGATGATCGCCACGGCGTTTGCCGCGCCGGCAGATCTGTTTCCCGATGCCAAACAGCGCGTCAGATGGATGGCGCTGGTGTCCGCTGCCTTTGCCATGGCTAGCGGCATCGGCCCGGTCCTGGGCGGCGCGGCCACGCAGGCGCTGGGGTGGCGCGCGGCGTTCTTCATCACGCCCATCGCGGCGGCCGCCGCCTTTTTCCTCCTGGCGCGCTATTTCCCGCGCATCCGGCCCATCCACGACGGCAGCCGCAAGATCGACTGGCTGGGCGCCATTCTGCTCGTGTTGGCGGTGGGCGCGCCGCTGGCCGCACTGGAACTGGCGTTTGCCAGCGGCGAACACGCGCACCCGGTGCTCGGCCTGACGCTGGCGCTGGTCGGCGCCGCCGCCATCGCCATCCTGATTCCGACCGAACGCCGCGTAAAGTCACCGATCTTTCCGCTTCGCGTCCTGTCCGGCCGCGAGCCGCGCCTCTTGAACGCGGCCGCGATGATGGTGGGCGCGGTGATGTTCATCCTGATTTTCTACAGCCCGCTGCTGTTGCAGCAGGTGCTGGGCTACACGCCCAGCCAGGCGGGCCTGCTGCTCACGCCGCTGGTGGCCGCGATCTCGGTCGGCAGCATCATCAATGGCCGCATGTTCCCCAAGCAGACCGAGCCGCAGCGGCTGATGGTGTTCGGCGGTGGCCTGCTGGCGGCGGGATCGCTGATGGTGCTGCTGATTTCGCCGGGCACGTCGGCGTGGTGGATCCTGTCCGCGTTCTTCGTTAACGGCTGCGCACTGGGCTTTCTGCTGCCCAACCTGACCCTCTTCATGCAGATGCTGAGCGAGCGGCGCGACGTGGGCGTGGCCTCGGCCCTGGTGCAGACCACGCGCGCCATCGGCAGCGCGCTGGGCACCGCCGTGGTCGGCATTCTGATTTCGCACAGCACCGTGCTTTCCGGCGTGCGCACCGGGCTGGTCTTGTGTATTGTGCTGTCCCTGACCTGCGCGCTGCTGGCGCACCGGGTAAAGATGCGAAACCTGGTCACGAGCCGCGGCCAAGGTTGA
- a CDS encoding DMT family transporter, with amino-acid sequence MQRRDLLDLMILAAVWGGSFLFMRVAVPEFGPVALIELRVGLAALFLLPAAIWRNKLPLIARRWKAILVVGTLNAALPFLLYAYAAQSLGAGFLSVANAVTPVWGAVIGWLWLKDRLPWTRSLGLLIGMSGIVVLVWDKLDFQSGGTGFAVLAAISAPVFYGIAANWTKRFLTGVDPLTSATGSMVSAALVLLPAALVTWPEQPVSWEAWGATVLLAVVCTGAAYIVFFRLIANVGPTGAVSVTFLVPIFGVVWGAWFLDEVITVPILAGAGVILVGTALALGLVGMKRRT; translated from the coding sequence ATGCAACGCCGCGATCTGCTGGACCTGATGATTCTTGCCGCCGTCTGGGGCGGCTCGTTTCTTTTCATGCGCGTTGCCGTGCCCGAGTTCGGGCCGGTGGCCCTGATCGAGCTGCGCGTGGGACTTGCCGCGCTGTTTCTTCTACCCGCCGCGATCTGGCGCAACAAGCTGCCGCTCATTGCGCGCCGCTGGAAAGCCATTCTCGTGGTCGGCACGCTGAACGCGGCTTTGCCCTTCCTGCTTTACGCCTATGCCGCCCAGTCGCTGGGCGCGGGATTCCTGTCGGTCGCCAACGCCGTGACACCGGTATGGGGCGCCGTCATCGGCTGGCTGTGGCTGAAAGACCGGCTGCCCTGGACCCGCTCGCTCGGGCTGCTGATCGGCATGTCCGGCATCGTGGTGCTGGTCTGGGACAAGCTCGACTTCCAATCCGGCGGAACCGGCTTTGCCGTGCTTGCCGCGATCTCCGCGCCTGTCTTCTACGGCATTGCCGCCAACTGGACCAAACGCTTTCTGACGGGCGTGGATCCGCTGACCAGCGCGACGGGCAGCATGGTGTCGGCCGCACTGGTTCTGCTTCCGGCGGCCCTGGTCACCTGGCCGGAGCAGCCCGTCTCCTGGGAAGCCTGGGGCGCGACGGTCCTGCTCGCCGTGGTGTGCACCGGCGCCGCATACATCGTGTTCTTCCGGCTGATTGCCAACGTCGGCCCCACCGGCGCGGTCAGCGTCACATTTCTGGTCCCCATCTTCGGGGTCGTCTGGGGCGCCTGGTTCCTGGACGAAGTCATCACCGTGCCCATCCTTGCGGGCGCGGGCGTCATCCTGGTCGGGACCGCGCTGGCGCTGGGACTGGTCGGCATGAAGCGCCGGACCTGA
- the rfbC gene encoding dTDP-4-dehydrorhamnose 3,5-epimerase, whose amino-acid sequence MRITPLSLSDVLRIDPAKHQDARGYFVETYVQSVFDAAVGRPVHFLQDNQSYSRRHVLRGLHYQTQHPQGKLVRVTEGEIFDVAVDMREGSPTFGQWTSEILSSDNLRQLWLPEGFAHGFLVLSDYANVVYKTTAPYAPAHQHCVRWDDPALAIAWPGQGEPIMSDKDRQGLALGQAPRIAVI is encoded by the coding sequence ATGCGCATCACGCCCTTGTCCCTGTCCGATGTCCTGCGCATCGACCCCGCGAAGCATCAGGACGCGCGCGGCTATTTCGTTGAGACCTATGTGCAATCGGTCTTCGATGCGGCGGTCGGCCGTCCGGTCCATTTTCTGCAAGACAACCAGTCGTACTCGCGGCGCCATGTTCTGCGCGGCCTGCACTATCAGACGCAACATCCGCAGGGAAAGCTGGTGCGCGTCACCGAAGGCGAGATCTTCGATGTTGCCGTGGACATGCGCGAGGGATCGCCCACGTTCGGCCAATGGACGAGCGAGATTCTGTCATCGGACAACCTTCGCCAGCTCTGGCTGCCGGAAGGCTTTGCACACGGATTTCTGGTGCTGTCCGATTACGCCAACGTGGTCTACAAGACGACCGCGCCGTACGCGCCGGCGCACCAGCATTGCGTGAGATGGGACGATCCGGCGCTGGCGATTGCCTGGCCAGGGCAAGGCGAGCCGATCATGTCGGACAAAGACCGCCAAGGCCTCGCCTTGGGGCAGGCACCCCGGATTGCGGTGATCTGA